In Solenopsis invicta isolate M01_SB unplaced genomic scaffold, UNIL_Sinv_3.0 scaffold_38, whole genome shotgun sequence, one DNA window encodes the following:
- the LOC105205177 gene encoding uncharacterized protein LOC105205177 isoform X1, whose protein sequence is MFFHQESSAKIETNGSQTVQDLPGESIEEIAESVDELREKLANMKKLMKERRGTTLGEISARKRKESSNIIDDNLLSWIFGLALAGILIVSGYAFYNLYHAVLKKFPSHHTEL, encoded by the exons ATGTTTTTCCATCAAGAGAGTTCTGCAAAGATTGAAACAAATGGTAGTCAGACGGTGCAAG ATCTACCTGGAGAATCAATCGAAGAGATTGCTGAATCTGTAGATGAGTTGCGGGAGAAGCTTGCTAATATGAAAAAGCTCATGAAAGAGCGAAGAGGTACGACACTGGGAGAGATCAGTGCccggaaaagaaaagaatccTCCAACATAATAGACGATAATCTTTTATCCTGGATTTTTGGATTGGCTCTCGCAGGGATTCTGATTGTTAGCGGCTACGCTTTCTACAACCTTTATCATGCAGTGCTGAAGAAATTCCCATCCCATCATACGGAATTATAA
- the LOC105205177 gene encoding uncharacterized protein LOC105205177 isoform X3, producing MKTKTHTCVPDLPGESIEEIAESVDELREKLANMKKLMKERRGTTLGEISARKRKESSNIIDDNLLSWIFGLALAGILIVSGYAFYNLYHAVLKKFPSHHTEL from the coding sequence ATCTACCTGGAGAATCAATCGAAGAGATTGCTGAATCTGTAGATGAGTTGCGGGAGAAGCTTGCTAATATGAAAAAGCTCATGAAAGAGCGAAGAGGTACGACACTGGGAGAGATCAGTGCccggaaaagaaaagaatccTCCAACATAATAGACGATAATCTTTTATCCTGGATTTTTGGATTGGCTCTCGCAGGGATTCTGATTGTTAGCGGCTACGCTTTCTACAACCTTTATCATGCAGTGCTGAAGAAATTCCCATCCCATCATACGGAATTATAA